A window from Vicia villosa cultivar HV-30 ecotype Madison, WI unplaced genomic scaffold, Vvil1.0 ctg.000493F_1_1, whole genome shotgun sequence encodes these proteins:
- the LOC131628959 gene encoding linamarin synthase 1-like: MDTPKKPHAVFVPFPAQGHVNPFMQLAKLFRCNGFHITFVNTEFNHKRLIKSLGEEFVKGLPDFQFETIPDGLPESDKNATQEVPSLCDSTRKNCYGPFKELVIRLNTSSPHPVSCIIADGVFGFAGRVANELGIQELQFWTASACGLLGYLQYDELVNRGIIPFKGEHFISDGTLDTSLDWISGMKDIRLKDLPSFMRVTDLNDIMFDFLGSEARNCLTSSKIIINTFEELEGEALDTLRGKNPNIYNIGPLHLLCRQFPKYENDFKVSGSSLWKNDSECIKWLNKWEPCSVLYINYGSITVITNYHLKEFAWGIANSKLPFLWIMRPDVVMGEKTSTLPKEFLDEVKDRGYITSWCFQEQVLDHPSIGGFLTHCGWNSTLEAISSSVPTICWPFFAEQQTNCRYLCNTWRIGMEINHDVKKDDITELVIKMMEGKKGKEMRQKSLEWKKKAIISTNLGGSSYNNFCKLIENVLNSN; encoded by the exons ATGGACACTCCCAAAAAGCCACATGCTGTATTTGTACCATTTCCAGCACAGGGTCATGTCAATCCCTTCATGCAATTAGCCAAACTCTTTCGTTGCAATGGTTTCCACATAACCTTTGTCAACACTGAGTTCAACCACAAACGTTTGATAAAATCTCTGGGAGAAGAGTTTGTGAAAGGTCTCCCTGATTTTCAATTCGAAACCATACCTGATGGCTTACCAGAATCAGATAAGAATGCAACACAGGAAGTTCCATCATTGTGTGACTCAACTAGGAAAAACTGTTATGGTCCATTCAAAGAGCTTGTGATTAGGCTCAACACTTCATCACCTCATCCAGTTAGTTGCATAATTGCTGATGGTGTTTTTGGGTTTGCTGGAAGAGTGGCTAATGAATTGGGCATTCAAGAGTTGCAGTTTTGGACAGCTTCGGCATGTGGTTTGCTGGGATATTTACAATACGATGAACTTGTCAACAGAGGAATTATTCCATTCAAAG GTGAGCATTTTATTTCTGATGGAACCTTGGATACAAGTTTAGATTGGATCTCTGGAATGAAAGATATCAGACTAAAAGATCTTCCAAGCTTCATGAGAGTCACCGATCTAAATGATATCATGTTTGATTTTTTGGGTTCTGAGGCACGAAATTGTTTGACATCATCAAAAATCATCATTAATACATTTGAAGAATTGGAAGGCGAGGCCCTTGACACCCTTAGAGGCAAAAACCCAAACATTTATAATATTGGCCCACTTCACTTGCTTTGTAGACAGTTTCCTAAGTATGAAAATGATTTTAAGGTAAGTGGTTCAAGTTTATGGAAAAATGACTCAGAATGCATAAAGTGGTTGAATAAATGGGAACCTTGTTCAGTCCTATACATTAACTATGGCAGTATAACTGTTATTACAAATTATCATTTGAAAGAGTTTGCTTGGGGAATAGCAAATAGCAAATTACCATTTTTATGGATAATGAGACCAGATGTAGTAATGGGCGAAAAGACTTCAACTTTGCCAAAAGAGTTTCTAGATGAAGTTAAGGACAGAGGATACATAACTAGTTGGTGTTTTCAAGAGCAAGTTCTTGATCATCCATCAATTGGGGGATTTTTAACACATTGTGGTTGGAATTCTACACTTGAAGCAATTTCTTCAAGTGTTCCTACAATTTGTTGGCCTTTCTTTGCTGAACAACAAACTAATTGTAGATATTTATGCAACACTTGGAGAATAGGGATGGAAATTAACCATGATGTGAAAAAGGATGATATAACAGAATTGGTTATAAAAATGATGGaaggaaaaaaaggaaaagaaatgagaCAAAAGAGTTTGGAGTGGAAGAAGAAAGCTATAATATCTACTAATTTAGGAGGATCTTCATACAATAATTTTTGTAAATTAATCGAAAATGTTCTCAATTCTAATTGA